In Candidatus Aquicultor sp., the genomic window CCCGATTCCCGCTTCTGGTACGAACTATTCTTAAAAGAGCTTGTCTGGGCATTCAATCCGCTGATGTTCGTCCTGGCGATTATCGGCATTGTTTATCTGGGCGTAAAAAGATCAGTTAGCGGAAGTATGCTGATCCTTAGCATTATCCTGGGTTTTACTTCATTTTATATCCTCTACCATTTCCATACCTATTACTTGTTGCCGCTTATGCCGTTCGGCATTATTGCCGCCGCGTATTTCCTGGAGTCTTTGTTCCAAGATAGGAAGCAGCTCGTTATAGCTACTGTTGGGCTTTATATGGTCTCGGTATTTTTCACCGGAATCCTGATGCACAGCGTCAAGTTCGGATATACGGAATTCGCCGATATCAAGAACCTGACGGGTCAACCGATAAGCGAAAGCACTACCGTTTACGCGCAACAAATCGTCTTCGATAATTTTGGAACTCTTCTCTCTTTCTACTTTCCCAACAACCGAATCATACCCTTGCCAAACGAAGCCCTCACCAAGAAAAGCGACTCTATAGCGGTAACGTTCGGACGATTTAAGGGGCAGGAGGACGCCAGACTTAACCAAATCGGCGTCTACCCTATAGCTAAGCATGATTACTATGTTGTACTGCTTGGAAAAGGCTTCCGTGAAGAACCCGGCAATATGCATCGCTTTGCCTTCGGAAACATTACCGCCATCGATACGGGCTCGTCCCTCGACTTCGGCATTAAAGACGTTCCCCGCATATTCGGGTTTAACTTGCTCGACATGCGCCAACAACAGGCCTGGATGGACGAGGCTGCTAAAGCCGGGCTGGCCGGGCTGGGGGTTGTTAAATAAGAAGCGCCGATGCTATGTAACACCGGCGCTTTACTTTTACGAATTCAATTCAATCGAGTGCGAAAACTAACTTGCCTGCTCGCGCTCGATTTCTTTCAGGCTGTCGTTAATCTCCTTGAGGACAAACTCCTTGAGCTTATCCATCTTCGCCTCGACGGCGGGAGACAGCTCCTCGCCCCAGTCGATTCTTTCCGGCTCGATGCCGAAAATCATCGTCGGAGGCAATTTATCCAACGCTTCCGCCAGCCTGATAAAGTCATAAATACCAAGGTCGTGGAACGATATCTTGTACTCACGCGGGATAACATCGACCTTGTCAGGCTCAAATCTGAAAATGCTGCCCGGCTCGGAGCCGGCTTTAATGCAATCGACAATGATGAGCTTTGCGACGTCGTCCATGTAGTCGAGTAATTCGA contains:
- a CDS encoding HyaD/HybD family hydrogenase maturation endopeptidase, with product MKDKILVLGVGNLILSDEGVGVHLVRRLQSENLPANVEIEDGGTQGLELLDYMDDVAKLIIVDCIKAGSEPGSIFRFEPDKVDVIPREYKISFHDLGIYDFIRLAEALDKLPPTMIFGIEPERIDWGEELSPAVEAKMDKLKEFVLKEINDSLKEIEREQAS